CAATCATTCTCCCAAGTTTACCAAACTGCTTCCTGAAAATTAAATGGATACATGTCATCAAGAATATATAAGAACATATATCTCGATAACAACTGAGAAGAATGTAACCACAATGAACCCCCTTACCTAAGGCGTGGATAAGAACCAAAGGATAAATTGCATGGGTGAGAGGAAAAGTTTCCCATGAAAACAAACAGGGAAGGCACAACCTCCACACTTTCAAAACCATCAAGAACCTTTTCCAGCTTCCCGAGAACCTTCTCTACGGACAACACATTTTGGCGTTCAAGCAATGCTCTTTAATCGCAAAAGGGAGGCATTATTATTAGAAAATGCTAAAAGCACAGTAGATGGTACACAGACATACCTCTTCGTCATCCAGCCATATGTCAGACAATATGACAAATGTTTCATTTACTGCTTGTCTTTCTAGGTCTGCAAGTCTAATCTGTGAtcggaaacaaaagaacataTTCACTATCAAATGGGAATTTACAGCTTTATCAATCCAAAAGTACAAACAAGGACTCATGGCATACCCTGTCTTCTTTAGTTAGCATGCCATTTCCGAAGAAGTCGTACCCAGAATGTGTGTTTAGTGTTTTATCCCTGTCTTCTAAAGGAGGAAATCCGCATGTAATAACCTATACCCAAAACATGGGGGAAAAGGTCTTAAAAGAGGAGAGGAGCCACACACACGACTCAGTTTTACATTCCCACCAATATAACTAACATTTTGATGTCACAATGAACATTTTACCTGAAAGATACCATTCTGCATTTCACCTTCTGCCAAAATGATAGTATTCTCAGTGAAAAAGCCTGTGGTTATCTTGTGCTGACTGTCAAAGAAAAGTACTCAAACTGCAATTGCTATGACTTAATAAATGTAATTATATGATATTATCaacttttctataaaaaaaaggaTATTGCATTGGACAAATCAATCTCAACAGAAGCAGAAAGGTCTTCTAAATAGAAATGCCCATCTTCCAACTGTGATATCACACCCATCACCCATTTCCTTCCGATTTGAACCACTAGAGACTGTATTGGAGATATCTGCTCAGAAAGAACATGACATtaacacaagaacaccaaaagaaacacacatattattattattttttaaaaaaccaacCTCAGAGTTGTCAAACTGAGACTTCTCAGCATCAAAAGCTGGCATAGAAAAAAGCTCAGCGCGAGAAACTCTCTGCAACAGCAACATGAATCGTTCCCTGTAAACTTGTGTCTTGGAAGAAGCCTCACCGTGAACAGGCAGACTACTCGTGTGCCTGTAATCAAAGCTAGTACTTGATCTTTAGAAACTCAACTAACTTTTTACAAAGTAGAAGGGTGGGGGGGGGGCTTACTCGATGAACTGCTTCTTAACAGAATCATATCGATACTTTGGGACGAGAAAGGCGTCGATGAAAGCCAAGGAAGAAGCATTGGAGGTAGGTTCCTCCGCGGCATCATTAGCTCCTAACAAGAGATTAATCACTCCTTGAACTGATTCCGCATCCACTACTGAGGAATTAACTGCACAAATCCCAAATTAGTATATGAGTATCGAATCGAATCAATAGAAGTAATCTGAGGAGGGGCATACATACGATTTTCCATCTGGAGGTGGTCGAGAAGAAGATCGATGGCTTCTCCTTCATCGTCGCCGGGGAATTGGTCGGCGAAGGCGAGAATGCTGTTGAGAGCGTCGATCTTGAGGCTGTAACCTCTGGTTTTGAATTTCTTCTGTATCTTCTTCCTCatactcatcttcttcttcggatCAAGCTTCTCTTTTTCTGAATCTCACAaacctttttgttttggtttggtttggtttgggcgGGATCTCCTGAAATCGGCGGGAAATGAAAGCCCTAATCGGTGCAAATGAAACcctttgctttttcttttttcctttttttgctaaatataaattattaacattATTGCCCCTTCCAGCGACAAATCAATGGATCTAAACCGGATGGTTTATGTTAAAGATGATGATTTGGGCGACGAGGCTGATCCGTCTGACATTCTTTATCATGAACGCCTTGGATCCGATTGGTGATGAATTTCGTTTTAAGCTTTGGCTTTAAAAATATGGCTATAGagaatttaactttaaaaattgtgactgttattttaaaaagtttaaaagcTTGATTGACATCAAAATTTTTAGAACCgtacaaaactgaaaaaaaaaaacaaaaattaagctgaatttcataaataaccgagcatatatttttgaaactgaAAAATAGTAACCGATTGTTGATAAGAAAATCAAATGGAATTGTTGTGCCTATTGGTTTTGTGTGTTTGATGAAATGAGTTTTCTTCTTGTATTTATActcaaaaaatacttttaaaatagtaattaatttaattttttatttttgttttgaatcttTCGTAAATGTTTCCAATTACTTTTATGATAGTTTCTATGTTTT
The window above is part of the Brassica napus cultivar Da-Ae chromosome C3, Da-Ae, whole genome shotgun sequence genome. Proteins encoded here:
- the LOC106397748 gene encoding DNA polymerase epsilon subunit B-like isoform X1, whose amino-acid sequence is MSMRKKIQKKFKTRGYSLKIDALNSILAFADQFPGDDEGEAIDLLLDHLQMENLNSSVVDAESVQGVINLLLGANDAAEEPTSNASSLAFIDAFLVPKYRYDSVKKQFIEHTSSLPVHGEASSKTQVYRERFMLLLQRVSRAELFSMPAFDAEKSQFDNSEISPIQSLVVQIGRKWVMGVISQLEDGHFYLEDLSASVEIDLSNAKITTGFFTENTIILAEGEMQNGIFQVITCGFPPLEDRDKTLNTHSGYDFFGNGMLTKEDRIRLADLERQAVNETFVILSDIWLDDEEVLGKLEKVLDGFESVEVVPSLFVFMGNFSSHPCNLSFGSYPRLRKQFGKLGRMIGNHPRLKESSRFLFIPGPDDAGPSTVLPRCGLPNSLTEELRDVIPNAIFSSNPCRVKFYNQEIVFFRKDLLYQMRRSCLIPPSAEETDDPFQHLVYTITHQSHLCPLPLMVQPIIWNYDHSLRLYPTPHTIILGDKSEQKVCKFGGTTCFNPGSFSTDSTFVAYRPSTQEVELSGL
- the LOC106397748 gene encoding DNA polymerase epsilon subunit B-like isoform X2, yielding MKEKPSIFFSTTSRWKIVFNSSVVDAESVQGVINLLLGANDAAEEPTSNASSLAFIDAFLVPKYRYDSVKKQFIEHTSSLPVHGEASSKTQVYRERFMLLLQRVSRAELFSMPAFDAEKSQFDNSEISPIQSLVVQIGRKWVMGVISQLEDGHFYLEDLSASVEIDLSNAKITTGFFTENTIILAEGEMQNGIFQVITCGFPPLEDRDKTLNTHSGYDFFGNGMLTKEDRIRLADLERQAVNETFVILSDIWLDDEEVLGKLEKVLDGFESVEVVPSLFVFMGNFSSHPCNLSFGSYPRLRKQFGKLGRMIGNHPRLKESSRFLFIPGPDDAGPSTVLPRCGLPNSLTEELRDVIPNAIFSSNPCRVKFYNQEIVFFRKDLLYQMRRSCLIPPSAEETDDPFQHLVYTITHQSHLCPLPLMVQPIIWNYDHSLRLYPTPHTIILGDKSEQKVCKFGGTTCFNPGSFSTDSTFVAYRPSTQEVELSGL